In a single window of the Dysgonomonas mossii genome:
- a CDS encoding RluA family pseudouridine synthase, which translates to MIDDSFDEIDDLSEDELVEDQNSELFEHYRFVADKGQGMIRVDKYLAMHIVGVSRNRIQQAAEADCILVNNIPVKSNYRIKPLDVISVVMNRPPRELEIIPEDIPLDVVYEDEDLMVINKPPGLVVHPGFGNYQGTMVNAIAYRLKDTPEYDSKDPRLGIVHRIDKDTSGLILVAKNAYAKTHLSAQFFNKTTKRQYIALVWGNISDDEGRIEANIGRSLKNRMLMTVFPEADYGKHAVTHYKVLERLGYVTLIQCRLETGRTHQIRVHMKHIGYTLFNDERYGGNEILKGTNFAKYKQFVQNCFNICPRQALHAQTLGFVHPRTGQELMFEAPLPDDMAQLVEKWRGYIAYRDI; encoded by the coding sequence ATGATCGACGATTCATTTGATGAAATAGATGACCTTTCGGAAGACGAACTTGTAGAAGATCAGAATTCCGAGTTATTTGAACACTATCGCTTTGTAGCCGATAAAGGTCAGGGTATGATACGCGTTGATAAATATCTGGCTATGCATATAGTTGGAGTTTCGCGCAACCGCATACAACAAGCAGCCGAAGCAGACTGCATATTAGTAAATAATATTCCGGTAAAATCCAACTACAGAATCAAGCCGCTCGACGTCATATCGGTGGTTATGAATCGCCCTCCACGGGAATTGGAAATTATACCCGAGGACATCCCATTAGATGTAGTATATGAAGATGAAGACCTAATGGTGATAAACAAACCTCCGGGTCTTGTCGTGCATCCGGGATTTGGCAATTATCAGGGCACAATGGTAAATGCTATCGCATACCGATTGAAAGATACGCCGGAATACGATTCGAAAGATCCTCGATTGGGTATTGTGCACCGGATCGACAAAGACACATCGGGACTTATACTTGTGGCTAAAAACGCTTATGCAAAAACGCATTTGTCAGCCCAATTTTTCAATAAGACAACAAAAAGACAATATATAGCCTTAGTATGGGGTAATATCAGTGACGACGAAGGACGCATAGAGGCCAATATTGGTCGCAGCCTAAAAAATCGTATGCTGATGACTGTATTCCCCGAAGCAGACTACGGCAAACATGCCGTTACGCACTATAAAGTATTGGAACGACTGGGCTACGTCACACTCATTCAGTGTAGGCTAGAAACAGGGCGTACCCACCAGATACGCGTACACATGAAGCACATCGGGTATACCTTATTTAACGACGAACGGTATGGCGGAAATGAAATATTAAAGGGAACTAATTTTGCTAAATATAAACAGTTTGTACAAAATTGCTTTAATATCTGCCCAAGACAGGCGCTTCATGCTCAGACATTAGGGTTTGTACATCCGCGAACAGGTCAAGAATTGATGTTCGAAGCACCACTACCCGACGACATGGCTCAGCTGGTGGAGAAATGGCGTGGATATATAGCATATAGAGACATTTAA
- a CDS encoding glycosyltransferase has translation MKILLIGEYSRVHLTLAEGLRSMGHEVVVASDGDGFKNYPRDIDLSRKSSGVVDTLTSLISVLGKFKKFKGYDVVQLINPCFTTQNVKVNNYLYKKLKKNNKKVFLGAFGDDSYWVKACLGNEIFDYSEFFVDGKPINVDFNQRFIDKWIDTPLEDSNVMMANTSDGIVACLYEYYVAYEPFFKDKVRYIPLPLNTSVIEFQPIADEPEKVNFFIGINKVREKFKGTDVMERALARVKDKYPDKVIVTRVESVSYDVYQKLMSEAHVVLDQLYSHTPAMNALLAMAQGKVLIGGGEPYIYDLYGEYDNRPIINVHPTEDDVFEKLEWVVLNKKQIPEISRKSREFVEKNHDFLTVTKKYLDFWK, from the coding sequence ATGAAAATACTTTTGATAGGAGAATATAGCCGGGTACATCTTACTCTTGCCGAAGGTCTGAGAAGTATGGGGCACGAAGTTGTAGTTGCGTCAGACGGAGACGGTTTTAAGAACTATCCGAGAGATATTGACTTGTCTCGCAAAAGTTCGGGCGTAGTAGATACTTTGACGAGTCTGATATCCGTTCTTGGAAAATTTAAAAAGTTTAAGGGCTATGATGTTGTTCAGCTGATAAATCCATGCTTTACTACCCAGAATGTAAAGGTAAATAATTACTTGTATAAGAAACTGAAAAAGAATAACAAGAAGGTTTTCTTAGGAGCTTTTGGCGACGATTCTTATTGGGTAAAGGCATGTCTTGGCAACGAAATATTTGATTATTCCGAGTTTTTTGTTGACGGTAAACCTATAAATGTGGACTTTAACCAACGGTTTATCGACAAATGGATAGATACCCCTCTCGAAGACTCTAACGTAATGATGGCAAATACATCCGATGGAATAGTTGCTTGCCTGTATGAGTATTATGTCGCTTATGAGCCATTTTTTAAAGATAAAGTAAGATATATCCCTCTGCCCTTAAATACCTCCGTAATAGAGTTTCAGCCCATAGCAGACGAACCCGAAAAAGTAAATTTCTTTATTGGTATCAACAAGGTAAGAGAGAAGTTTAAAGGGACTGATGTAATGGAGCGGGCATTGGCCAGGGTAAAAGACAAATATCCCGATAAAGTGATTGTTACTCGTGTAGAATCGGTAAGCTATGATGTATATCAAAAGTTGATGTCGGAGGCACATGTTGTGCTCGATCAACTGTATTCGCATACTCCTGCCATGAATGCATTGCTGGCTATGGCACAAGGTAAAGTGCTGATAGGAGGGGGAGAGCCTTATATTTACGACTTATACGGCGAATATGATAATAGGCCAATAATAAATGTGCACCCTACCGAAGATGATGTCTTTGAGAAACTGGAGTGGGTAGTATTGAATAAAAAACAAATTCCCGAAATTTCAAGAAAGAGCCGTGAGTTTGTAGAAAAAAATCATGACTTCCTTACTGTCACTAAGAAATATCTTGATTTTTGGAAGTAA
- a CDS encoding PASTA domain-containing protein, translating to MKKENIIFRLLKNIYVKNVLMMIGAFVGLVIIVLFLLNFYTKHNESITVPTVKGLQVQDAAGILESSDLRYEISDSIFQAEGAPGSIIEQIPKEQSKVKKGRTVFLVIKAKGVQLVSVPELKDYSRRQAEAQLASLGFNKVTIQEVPAAYKGLVISISYRGKQLTPNQKIPKGSPLVMTVGAGGDISEGDSITEQSDSQDIEKSFFE from the coding sequence ATGAAGAAAGAGAATATCATATTTAGGTTATTAAAAAATATCTATGTGAAGAATGTACTGATGATGATCGGGGCCTTTGTAGGACTGGTTATAATCGTATTGTTTCTTCTCAATTTTTATACCAAGCATAATGAGTCCATCACTGTTCCTACCGTAAAAGGACTGCAAGTACAAGATGCAGCAGGAATACTGGAGTCATCGGATTTGAGATACGAGATCAGTGATTCCATTTTCCAGGCGGAAGGTGCTCCCGGATCTATTATCGAACAGATCCCGAAAGAGCAATCGAAAGTTAAAAAAGGACGTACCGTATTTTTAGTTATAAAAGCTAAAGGTGTGCAACTGGTATCTGTTCCCGAGCTAAAAGACTATTCGAGAAGGCAAGCCGAAGCTCAGTTAGCGTCTTTAGGCTTTAACAAAGTAACCATACAGGAAGTACCTGCCGCTTATAAAGGGTTAGTTATATCTATTTCGTATAGAGGAAAACAGCTAACACCGAATCAGAAAATACCAAAAGGATCTCCGCTGGTAATGACCGTAGGAGCCGGAGGTGATATAAGTGAGGGAGACAGTATAACTGAACAATCTGACTCACAAGACATCGAAAAATCTTTTTTTGAATAA
- a CDS encoding porin family protein, with translation MQQNEKKYKDQLDDFSKLIKQRLEDHRMPVDEDSWNAIEQHIRPVSNRRTMWWTIAGVAVAVILLVLLMLPLKEQDYITQIGSGATPDKIATSVEKNNIAVNGKDNVVKEENKIKITKKSSGSVRLISQQVSEAVSIDDSSSGTTKSVENSLLMIDTVQLAQIGNSLGVAEPDSESDLPEVKKDSVPSRVYKDVKKSNEPTRILIEKSKRQDKWLLAASFSSGGSASFGGGGPDKNGYYSMMNSLPSSESGALSDGGHNSYGKEFLDYNDFTNVSHSVPLSFGVTVRKDLTDRIGFETGLVYTYLSSKFRRSGTSYHTAKQELHYLGIPLNAVVYLWNNPNWNIYVSAGGMVEKGLRMNYSQSVIQREESNSLNYSTHQSIRGLQWSLNASVGVTYKFYSDWGIYFEPRYSYFFDNNQPFSIRSENSHVFGLSGGLRYSF, from the coding sequence ATGCAGCAGAACGAAAAAAAATATAAAGATCAGCTTGACGATTTCAGTAAATTGATAAAGCAGCGGCTCGAAGATCACCGCATGCCTGTCGATGAAGATAGCTGGAATGCAATAGAGCAGCACATCAGACCTGTGAGCAACAGGCGTACGATGTGGTGGACTATTGCCGGGGTTGCTGTTGCCGTCATTTTGCTAGTATTGTTGATGTTGCCACTCAAAGAACAGGACTATATTACTCAAATAGGCAGTGGTGCAACACCTGATAAAATAGCGACATCGGTAGAAAAAAATAATATTGCCGTAAATGGCAAGGATAATGTCGTAAAAGAAGAAAATAAAATAAAAATAACTAAGAAATCTTCAGGAAGCGTCCGGTTGATTTCGCAACAAGTAAGTGAAGCAGTATCGATAGATGACAGTTCGTCCGGCACAACGAAATCTGTTGAAAATTCTCTGTTAATGATAGATACTGTGCAGCTTGCTCAAATTGGCAATTCTCTCGGAGTTGCGGAGCCTGATAGCGAATCCGATTTACCTGAAGTAAAGAAAGATTCTGTTCCTTCTCGTGTTTATAAAGATGTAAAGAAAAGTAATGAACCAACTAGAATCCTGATTGAAAAATCGAAGAGACAAGACAAATGGTTATTAGCCGCTTCTTTCTCTTCGGGAGGAAGCGCTTCATTTGGAGGAGGGGGACCGGATAAGAATGGTTATTATTCTATGATGAATTCCCTTCCTTCGAGTGAGAGCGGTGCACTTTCTGATGGAGGACACAATTCATACGGAAAGGAGTTTTTGGATTACAACGACTTTACAAATGTTAGTCACTCTGTTCCGTTATCATTTGGTGTTACAGTTCGTAAAGATCTGACTGATAGGATAGGTTTCGAGACCGGGTTGGTATATACTTACTTGTCTTCTAAATTTAGGAGGAGTGGAACATCTTATCACACTGCCAAGCAAGAATTACATTATTTAGGTATTCCACTCAATGCTGTTGTGTATCTTTGGAATAACCCGAATTGGAATATATATGTATCTGCCGGAGGGATGGTAGAAAAAGGCTTGCGAATGAATTATTCGCAGAGCGTTATACAGCGAGAAGAGTCTAATTCTTTAAATTATTCTACCCATCAGAGTATTCGGGGGCTTCAATGGTCTTTAAATGCTTCTGTGGGCGTAACATATAAATTTTATAGTGATTGGGGAATATACTTCGAACCCCGCTATTCTTATTTCTTTGACAATAATCAGCCGTTTAGCATACGTTCAGAAAACTCTCATGTCTTTGGACTAAGTGGAGGTTTGAGATATTCGTTTTAG
- a CDS encoding D-alanine--D-alanine ligase, translated as MKRNIAIVWGGYSSEVIVSAKSMAGVYSFLDKEKYNLYKVKIVKEGWTVEINGETLPVDKNDFTFHTPGKEKIKIDFAFIIIHGTPGEDGHLQAYFDMLDIPYSTCGMMASSLTMNKFVCNNFLRNFGIRVADSLYLNKDSKYDINSITEKLGLPMFVKPNTGGSSFATTKVKSVDQLQKAIDVAFGETPDVIIESFIKGTEVTCGCYKTKNKEVVFPLTEVVTSNDFFDYDAKYEGQVEEITPARISQEITEEIQRLTRKIYDLVGAKGIIRVDFIISDNKPYLLEVNTVPGMTQTSFIPQQIAAAGLNITEVLTEIIENEFNVN; from the coding sequence ATGAAACGTAATATAGCCATTGTATGGGGAGGCTATTCCTCCGAAGTTATCGTCTCAGCAAAAAGCATGGCTGGTGTTTATTCTTTTTTGGACAAGGAAAAATACAATCTGTATAAAGTAAAGATCGTTAAAGAAGGGTGGACTGTTGAAATCAATGGAGAAACACTTCCTGTTGACAAAAACGACTTTACCTTTCACACACCGGGAAAAGAAAAGATTAAAATAGACTTTGCGTTTATCATCATACACGGAACGCCCGGAGAAGACGGTCACTTGCAAGCGTACTTTGATATGCTTGACATCCCCTACTCCACATGCGGCATGATGGCATCGTCACTAACAATGAATAAGTTTGTGTGCAACAATTTTCTTCGAAACTTTGGGATAAGAGTTGCCGATTCATTATATTTGAATAAGGATTCTAAGTACGATATAAATAGTATCACCGAAAAATTGGGCTTACCCATGTTTGTAAAGCCGAATACAGGTGGTTCAAGTTTTGCAACAACTAAAGTAAAGTCCGTTGATCAACTACAAAAAGCAATTGACGTGGCATTCGGCGAAACACCGGATGTGATTATCGAAAGCTTTATCAAGGGAACAGAAGTTACATGCGGCTGTTACAAAACAAAAAATAAAGAGGTTGTTTTTCCTTTAACAGAAGTAGTTACATCAAATGATTTTTTTGACTATGATGCTAAATACGAAGGACAGGTTGAAGAAATAACTCCGGCAAGGATATCACAGGAAATAACAGAAGAGATACAACGATTAACTCGTAAAATATATGATTTGGTAGGAGCGAAAGGCATTATCAGAGTTGATTTTATCATTTCAGATAATAAGCCGTACTTATTAGAAGTAAATACCGTTCCGGGCATGACTCAGACCAGCTTTATCCCTCAACAGATAGCTGCTGCGGGCTTAAATATTACTGAAGTCTTAACAGAGATTATAGAAAACGAATTTAATGTAAATTGA
- a CDS encoding GNAT family N-acetyltransferase, with amino-acid sequence MNIIKLTEENLLTEHICCAISSKSTAKGVEAKKEWLSKRFEEGLRFIKFDVKGKAFIEYIPAENAWVPVDAEGYIFINCFWVSGSFKGKGYGKRLLAECEKDARSQGYKGVVLIVGNKKKPFLSDKAFMLHNGYEVCDTCDPYFELMVKNFDQTTTTPSFKQSAKSGMGDSVRGIDIFYTEQCPFTVPYIKLLEPIMQASIYPVRCRRIETKEVAQNHFSPVTTYSLFVDGKFYTNEILTADKLNKLIETVRG; translated from the coding sequence ATGAATATAATCAAGCTTACAGAAGAAAATCTATTAACAGAACATATTTGCTGTGCAATTAGTAGTAAGTCTACAGCCAAAGGAGTTGAAGCTAAGAAAGAGTGGTTGAGTAAACGGTTTGAGGAAGGCTTGAGATTTATAAAGTTCGATGTAAAAGGGAAGGCTTTTATAGAGTATATCCCTGCAGAGAATGCTTGGGTTCCTGTCGATGCGGAAGGCTATATTTTTATCAATTGTTTTTGGGTATCCGGCTCGTTTAAGGGGAAAGGATACGGAAAACGTTTGTTGGCAGAGTGTGAAAAGGACGCTCGCTCACAGGGTTACAAAGGTGTGGTGTTGATCGTTGGAAATAAGAAGAAACCTTTCTTGTCGGACAAAGCTTTTATGCTTCATAATGGATATGAGGTATGTGATACTTGTGACCCTTATTTTGAATTGATGGTAAAAAACTTCGATCAAACAACAACAACGCCTTCTTTTAAGCAATCAGCAAAGTCTGGGATGGGGGACAGTGTAAGAGGTATCGATATTTTTTATACAGAGCAATGTCCTTTTACCGTTCCTTACATAAAACTGTTAGAGCCTATTATGCAAGCTTCAATCTATCCTGTAAGGTGTCGTCGGATAGAAACAAAGGAAGTTGCTCAGAATCATTTTTCGCCTGTAACAACTTATAGCCTGTTTGTGGATGGCAAATTTTATACAAACGAAATATTGACTGCAGATAAGTTAAATAAGTTGATTGAAACGGTAAGAGGTTGA
- a CDS encoding ACP phosphodiesterase — MNYLAHAYLSFGDPEILVGNMIADMVKGKQIEQYPEGIQRGIHIHRQIDTFTDRHPIPLDTMTIFKESAGRYAGPFLDVSYDHFLALDDSSEPGEGWEAFAQKCYTQIEQSVKHLPSKFCSMYMYMKKEDWLYNYRHRWLIERSFERLKNRANYLDDDAPVFADFEKHYKDIQGSYKLFFPQLKAYVEDISGEDI, encoded by the coding sequence ATGAATTACCTTGCACATGCTTACCTTTCTTTCGGAGATCCTGAAATATTAGTGGGGAATATGATTGCCGATATGGTAAAAGGTAAACAGATAGAACAATACCCCGAAGGGATACAACGTGGTATACATATACACAGGCAGATAGATACTTTTACCGACAGGCATCCCATACCCTTGGATACGATGACTATCTTCAAGGAATCGGCTGGCAGATATGCCGGTCCCTTTTTAGATGTCTCTTACGATCATTTCTTAGCTCTCGACGATAGTAGCGAGCCCGGGGAAGGCTGGGAGGCGTTTGCTCAGAAATGTTATACGCAGATAGAGCAAAGTGTAAAGCATCTTCCTTCTAAGTTTTGCTCAATGTATATGTATATGAAGAAAGAAGATTGGCTTTATAATTATCGCCACAGATGGCTGATAGAACGAAGCTTCGAAAGGCTGAAAAACAGAGCAAACTATCTTGATGATGATGCACCTGTATTTGCCGACTTCGAGAAGCATTATAAAGACATACAGGGGAGTTATAAATTGTTTTTCCCTCAATTGAAGGCATACGTAGAGGATATATCGGGTGAAGATATATAA
- a CDS encoding LVIVD repeat-containing protein, which translates to MQKLFYMFFFVLISLLIGCRDKDESGDGYEVVTYKINEPIFMKAADFRNSVKVKTTPVEIKKQGKISFYKGYLYISEPEKGIHIIDNRNPSNPKNIGYIELLGNVDLAIRNDVLYADAYVDLVWFDLTNPAKPELKGRIEQAFTYALPEAQNNFGYDHDMCYTQNTNKNIVVGWKVVERKMLGLKFPWPSPINDSVLSNNKIESEVSPSASKIAFYKDYLYVVLNGSVKVFTLADNKTINLIHELPFGYSMRSIIRYNDNLLIATYRGILICSVKNYPLYPQKQSFIELVGDGFPIAIDGNFVYVTVGTGNSNEANTNELVIIDISDVKNPNKIISYPMTNPKGLALNNGTLFLCDDGLKIFKTDDPLKLMSNQLKHYKGMAGFDVISYENLLLMATDKGLYQYDYSDLQNVKELSKIAIEK; encoded by the coding sequence ATGCAAAAGTTATTTTACATGTTCTTTTTTGTTTTGATATCACTGCTAATTGGTTGTAGAGATAAGGATGAGTCTGGAGATGGATATGAGGTGGTTACATATAAGATCAACGAACCCATATTTATGAAAGCTGCTGATTTTCGTAACTCTGTAAAAGTAAAAACTACTCCTGTGGAAATCAAGAAGCAGGGTAAAATTTCTTTCTATAAAGGCTATTTGTATATTTCTGAGCCTGAAAAAGGAATTCATATTATAGATAACAGAAATCCGTCTAATCCAAAGAATATAGGATATATAGAGTTGTTGGGAAATGTGGATTTGGCTATTCGCAATGATGTCCTTTATGCCGATGCTTATGTGGATCTGGTGTGGTTTGATCTCACAAATCCGGCAAAGCCTGAATTGAAGGGACGCATAGAACAGGCCTTTACATATGCATTGCCTGAAGCGCAAAATAATTTTGGCTATGATCATGATATGTGCTATACCCAAAATACGAATAAAAATATCGTAGTTGGATGGAAAGTTGTGGAAAGAAAAATGTTAGGTTTAAAATTTCCATGGCCATCTCCTATTAATGATTCGGTGCTATCAAACAACAAAATAGAATCAGAAGTAAGTCCTTCTGCTTCGAAGATTGCTTTTTATAAAGATTACTTGTATGTTGTTTTAAATGGCAGTGTGAAAGTTTTCACATTAGCTGATAACAAAACAATTAACCTAATTCATGAGTTGCCTTTTGGCTACAGCATGAGGTCTATTATTCGTTATAATGATAACTTACTTATAGCAACATATCGAGGAATACTCATCTGTTCAGTCAAAAACTATCCACTATATCCTCAAAAGCAATCTTTTATAGAGCTTGTAGGTGATGGTTTCCCTATTGCTATAGACGGGAATTTTGTTTATGTGACAGTTGGCACAGGAAATAGTAATGAAGCAAATACTAACGAATTAGTTATAATTGATATTAGTGATGTGAAAAATCCTAATAAAATAATATCATATCCAATGACAAACCCTAAAGGGTTAGCTCTAAATAACGGTACTTTGTTTCTGTGTGATGACGGATTAAAAATATTTAAAACGGACGATCCTTTGAAATTAATGTCAAATCAATTGAAGCATTATAAAGGTATGGCTGGTTTTGATGTCATTTCTTATGAAAATCTGCTGCTGATGGCTACTGATAAGGGGCTGTATCAGTATGATTATTCAGACCTTCAAAATGTAAAAGAATTGAGTAAGATCGCTATAGAAAAGTAA
- a CDS encoding RNA polymerase sigma factor has product MDELQLITGCKRGESWARKQLYELHAPAMMSVCMRYVNDRETAKDLMQDGFVKVFTKIHTYSGTGSFNGWMRRVFVTTALEHLRRNDILRVTSDINEYDEAMESGDVSALEQLSANEILACVAKLPNGYRTVFNLFVIEGYSHSEIADMLGINESTSRSQFIRARKILQKNVESLIMHENAAERKKI; this is encoded by the coding sequence ATGGACGAACTGCAATTAATCACCGGATGTAAACGTGGTGAGTCATGGGCTCGTAAACAACTTTATGAGTTACATGCTCCTGCCATGATGTCTGTTTGCATGCGGTATGTTAATGATAGGGAGACAGCCAAAGATTTAATGCAGGATGGGTTTGTAAAGGTATTTACCAAAATACATACCTACTCCGGAACGGGCTCTTTTAATGGTTGGATGCGTCGGGTTTTTGTAACAACTGCTCTTGAGCATTTGCGCCGCAACGATATACTTCGTGTGACTTCAGATATAAATGAGTATGACGAAGCGATGGAAAGCGGTGATGTTTCGGCATTGGAACAACTCTCTGCGAATGAGATATTGGCTTGTGTGGCTAAACTGCCTAACGGTTATCGCACTGTTTTCAACCTGTTTGTAATCGAGGGATATTCGCATAGTGAGATAGCGGATATGCTTGGTATAAACGAAAGTACATCCCGGTCTCAGTTTATAAGGGCCAGGAAAATTTTACAAAAAAATGTGGAATCTTTAATTATGCATGAAAATGCAGCAGAACGAAAAAAAATATAA
- a CDS encoding Lrp/AsnC family transcriptional regulator, whose translation MQKIDKLDKKILEIISQNARIPFKDVALECGVSRAAIHQRVQRMIEMDVIVGSGYFVNPKVLGYNTCTYIGVKLERGSMYKTVIPELDKIPEIVESHFTTGPYTILIKLYAKDNEHLMDLLNNKIQDIPGVVATETMISLSQGVKRQIPISKSE comes from the coding sequence ATGCAAAAAATTGACAAACTTGATAAAAAGATTCTAGAGATTATATCCCAGAATGCAAGAATTCCATTTAAGGATGTAGCTCTTGAATGTGGTGTTTCACGTGCCGCAATCCATCAGCGTGTACAACGCATGATCGAGATGGATGTAATCGTAGGTTCCGGATATTTTGTTAATCCTAAAGTTCTTGGTTACAACACTTGTACATATATAGGAGTAAAACTCGAAAGAGGCTCAATGTATAAAACAGTAATTCCTGAATTGGATAAGATTCCTGAAATTGTAGAATCTCATTTTACAACGGGCCCATACACCATTCTGATCAAGTTGTATGCAAAGGATAACGAGCACTTGATGGACTTGCTGAACAACAAAATCCAAGACATTCCGGGAGTTGTAGCTACAGAAACTATGATTTCTTTGAGTCAGGGAGTAAAACGCCAGATTCCGATATCTAAATCCGAATAA
- a CDS encoding zinc ribbon domain-containing protein codes for MDQKFCQSCGMPLNVNEDFGNNADNSKNEDYCRYCFTDGKFTEDFTMDEMIVHCAQFVDEFNKDSEQKMTKEQAIEQMKMYFPKLKRWAQA; via the coding sequence ATGGATCAGAAATTTTGCCAAAGTTGCGGTATGCCTCTTAATGTGAATGAAGATTTCGGAAATAATGCCGACAACAGTAAGAACGAAGATTATTGTCGCTATTGCTTTACTGATGGTAAGTTTACAGAAGACTTTACGATGGACGAAATGATTGTGCATTGTGCTCAGTTTGTAGATGAATTTAATAAAGACTCGGAGCAAAAGATGACAAAAGAACAAGCTATAGAACAAATGAAAATGTATTTTCCAAAGCTGAAGCGTTGGGCGCAGGCATAA
- a CDS encoding AraC family transcriptional regulator: MKETTQSEYDKAVNNVVDYIDRHLFEVPDIKRLSEIANISEYHFHRIFKAIIGENIGEYINRLRLEYIAEHLQMTKHTLSEIAVKTGYGTKYALSKAFKKHFGISPSAFRMQEEDASNFFRKAERVTISLVPEIRKIPSKQVVYIRIIDSYGAAESYTIAWKKLGQFAKENNLVNDKTEFIGLSFDNPTITHPQNCRFYACFTVDREVRPQGAFGLQKISGGMYAIFTLKGSYSGLLDMYYNIYLRWLPQSGYKLRGGYAFEKYLNSPNNVSEDDVLTEIYIPISKLENLDQPLFL, translated from the coding sequence ATGAAGGAAACTACCCAAAGCGAATACGATAAAGCGGTAAACAATGTAGTTGACTATATCGATCGTCATCTTTTTGAAGTACCTGATATAAAAAGGTTGTCTGAGATAGCTAATATCTCCGAATATCATTTTCATCGTATATTTAAAGCTATAATTGGTGAAAATATAGGTGAGTATATCAATCGCCTTCGCTTAGAATATATTGCAGAACACTTGCAGATGACAAAGCATACGTTGAGCGAAATCGCCGTGAAAACCGGCTATGGAACAAAGTATGCTTTGTCAAAAGCATTCAAGAAGCATTTTGGTATTTCTCCTTCAGCCTTTCGTATGCAGGAAGAAGATGCGTCCAATTTTTTTAGAAAAGCTGAAAGAGTGACCATCTCCCTTGTTCCTGAAATAAGGAAAATCCCCTCCAAACAGGTTGTATATATTCGTATAATAGATAGCTACGGTGCTGCGGAATCATATACAATCGCATGGAAGAAACTGGGACAGTTTGCAAAAGAGAACAATCTGGTGAATGATAAAACTGAGTTTATAGGACTCAGTTTCGATAATCCAACCATAACACATCCTCAAAATTGTAGATTCTATGCTTGTTTTACCGTAGATAGAGAAGTGAGACCTCAGGGAGCTTTCGGTTTACAAAAGATAAGTGGGGGAATGTATGCTATTTTTACACTTAAAGGTTCATATAGCGGATTGTTGGATATGTATTATAATATCTACCTCAGGTGGTTACCGCAAAGTGGCTATAAATTGCGAGGGGGATATGCTTTTGAGAAATATCTGAATAGTCCGAACAATGTTTCGGAGGATGATGTACTGACCGAAATATACATCCCCATTTCTAAGCTGGAAAATCTTGACCAGCCACTATTTTTGTAA